The Manis pentadactyla isolate mManPen7 chromosome 12, mManPen7.hap1, whole genome shotgun sequence genome contains the following window.
TGTTATAAAGAGGCTGGAAAGGAATTACaagtaaaaataatgaataaaacaacaggaaaaagcaATTTCAAAAAAACAGACGAAATAAAAAGAGGGAAGGGTGTTGAGTACCCCAAATCACCCACTGAGTGAGTTCCTTCTCACGAGAGTAATTCAATCATCCCTTTGTCCACTGGCTGAACCCCGATcatctccccactccccagcaCAGTCATGAACTTTGGTCCAGCCAGGTAGCTGCAAATGTACGTTCCCGCCTAGTCCTCCAGCCTGCTGGGAAAAGGAGGAACCAGGAAGTGGGAAATGGGGGTTCTGGTTTTTTTTGTCCCCATCACATGTGTCTCCGAAGGCTGTGGCCCTCTGTGACATGAGCCAGCTCTGTTAGCGTCTCCACAGTGCCTTTTGGACATTGATGTCCTGTCTTGCCATTGATTCCACCTACAGGGATCTCTTTAAACTTTCAGCTTTTATTGGAATTGTATTTTGGTTTAGACTCTCCCCCCCCACCTGGTCCCATGGGGCCCACGGCCAGGTGGGGGGGTGATCCAGGAGCAGGGCGGTGCTGACTGCCTCTGGTTTCCCACAGATCCGCACACTCGGCTACTGCTGCCAGCTGGTCGGCGGGGCCCTGGTGGACCGGTGTCCGGCCAGGTCAGATGTGGGGACACGCCTGCTGGAACTGTCCTCCCAGCTGAGCCGCTGCAGGACCGTCCTGCGACTCTTTGATGATGCAGCCATGTTTATCTACACTAAGCAGTATGGCCTGGGGGCAGAGGTAACAGGGGGCTGTAGGGCGGGGGTGCAGACCCCGGGCAGCCGGCATTTTTTGGCCTTATCTGAAGGCAACTGTGTGGACAGTTTATAACTTTTTTcaactttcctttcctttcagttttttactttttttttcaattttactttcctttttgagATGACCAGATGTTCTCAttgtaattgaaattttaaaaaaaacctataCATTTGCACATTTCCCAGAGACTATATAATTAAAAAGATCTCTCCTTTGCATGATCGCCCTGGCCCCCAGATGCAGTCAATGTTGTCACCTTCTTGTGTTTCCCTCATGAGATAGCCTGTGCCTGCACAGGCGAATACACATGGTTTACACAGATAGTTGTGGGCCATTCACACTGTTCGGCCACTTGGCTTTTGCACTTCACAGTACAGCTTGGAGGTCATTCCATAGCACAAAGAGCTCCTGTCTTCTTTATGGCCACTTAGTACTCTGCTATATAGCCAGACGGTGATCTGTTTCACTGATCCCCCGTTGATGGTCATGTAGATTATTTATACAATTTCCTGTTATAACACCACTGCATCATTCCACAGGAGTGCCGCTAGGTCCAGAGCATTGCTTCAAGGGTGATCCTGTCTGCCTGGGAGATGTGCTGAGAAGCTGCCTGGAGCCAGCTTGCCTGACTCATGCCCTCCCTCGGTTGTCCTCCCAGGGGTCTCCTCTCTGAGCCACTCGTTGCTCAGATGCACCCCACTCTGCCCCAGTGTCCATGATCCATCCAGTCATCTCAAATCCCAAGTGTTTCCCTGGACCTTCCTCCTGTTTTGACACCCATCTCCTACCCTTTGATAAGGGTACGCTTCCCATGCATCCCTGGAGGACTATCCCATCCCCTCCAACATCTTTGCAGAAGAAGACTCCCTTGAGGCCCCTGGAAAAGGGTGGGAGGCCTTTTGTACCTCGTATAGCCCTTGGCGAGAAGAAGACCCCATGTGTCGGTCTCCTGTCTGTGTGTCCCCCtgccctgtgtgtctgcagcGCAGGGCTCAGACATCTCTGCTTCTCAGGAAACACCAGGGGGGTGTGCAcattggggtggtggtgggggcccTATCCTAATGGAGGGGCAAAATGTTCCAGAATGCACCAGAAAGTCCCAGGCAGGATGGGGGAGCTGGAGTGTGATTCAAAGCCCAGAGGGAGGTGGGATCAGAGCCCACCCCAGACCTAGTGAGGTAGGATCCCTGGGATTTTGTAGCTCCCCAGGGATGCCCCTGAGCAGCCTAGGCAAGACCTGACAACCCACCGGGCCATCATGGCTACGCTGCTGAGAAGCAGAAACCAGGCCTCTTGTCTCTGCAGAGGCCAGCCACAACCTGGCCTGGCCTGTGCCCCTCAAGTGAGCAGTGGGCCAGTCTGACCCCAGGCCCAATCCCCTCTCTCTCCTGGCCCTGCAGGAGGAGGATGTCTTTGTGCgctgtgtgtctgtcctgggcAACCTAGCTGACCAGCTCTACTACCCCTGTGAGCACATGGCCTGGGCTGCTGATGCCAAGATCCTCTCCGTGGACTCTGCTCGGTGGTGGACACTGAGCACGGCCTTCTGGGGCCTCTCCCTGCTCCTGGGGATTGCCAGGTAAGTGGCTTTGCCATCCGCCAGCAGGCTGTGGGAAGCACTGAGATCCCAGGGCCCATCTGCAACAGCCCAGAGTGTGTGGGCCTCTGCCCCTTGTGGCCACCTCGCTGTATCTGTCCCCTATGTCTGCTGTGACAGACTGCCACAAAACTTGGTGGCTTTGAACAATACAACTGATGATCttaacagttctggaggtcagaagtccaaaatgggtctTATTGGGCTGAAATCGAGGCATCGGCAGGGCCTTCTGGAACCTCCAGTTGAGAGGGAATCTGTTCCCCGCCTTGTCCAGCTTCTGGGGGCACCTGGGTCCCTTGGCTCACGGCCCCGCCTCCATCTTTGAATTGCATCCCTCCGGCCTCTGCTTCCGCCTcctctgactctgaccctcctgtCTCCCTGTTATGAGGACCCTCCGGATCATCTCCCATCTCAAGACACTTAACTCAATCccatctgcaaagtcctttttgctGCGTAAGGAGGACACTCACAGGTcctggggattaggacatggacaccTTTGGAGGCCATGGCAGCACCCACCAGGCCCAGGAAGAAGACAGCACGCCGGGGCCTGGACAGAAGCAGCCACTGTGGTGGCCTTTCCCAGGGTCCCTGAGCGCTGCTGGCGTTTCATCAGCAAACATCCCCTGATAAAATAGCCAGGAGTCTCCTGCCTGGCTCCAAGCTTCCGAAAGCCGTATGGTTCCTAGAGCTTTAAAGTGATGGTTTCCTCCCAAACATTTTCCTCTCTGCACATTTGCTGCTTAGGTTTGCTCAGAGTCTCCTGCCCCGGAAAGCCAGGGGGGAGCCGGCCTCCCATGGCAGCCGAGGTCTCCCAGATCCTGGTGGGGAGGTGGGCGGGCAGCGTCACGTCCGCCGTCCCTTGTCCCTGCACAGGACACTGACCCTCAGTCGCCCTTGTTTGCCCCCCATTCAATGTTCTAAGTCCACATATTGGAGATGGTCTGGAAAATGAGTAAAGCCCAAAGGGGAAGCTTCCGACGGCCCCCAGTCCGCCCCAGCGATCCCTACTCTGTGCTTGGCGATCCCTCCCAGGCTTTGATCTCACACTCCGCTGACGCGCCTTCACTGGGCTCTCTGGTCCTGCTTCACAGATGCGGCTCCTTGTTGAGCTCAGCATCCCTCATGGTCATGGACTCTGGCTCTGGACCTTCTGTCTGGCCTGGCACTGGCCTTCCCTGTGTGCTCGGGGACCCTGGTGGCCAGTGGGCTGAGGCTGCCCCTCCCAGGGGGCCGCGGCTCTCGGCTTCTCCTCAGTGCTTCACATTCCTGTTTTAGGGGCAGCCTTGGTTCCGCTGATGTTTAAAAATAGGCTTCATTTTTTAAGacagttttaagttcacagcacCACTGATATATTCCATCCCTCTGTGCCACCCCGTCCCCCACTGCCACCCCGTTCCACCTCCCAGACCATCAGCATTCCCACCACGTGGATCACCCCAAGGCCATCGTTGCATTAGGGGTCACTCCGGTTTGTATTTTCGATGGGTTTGGATAAATGTTTGACATGTGTCCACATCACAGTATTATGCAGAGTGTCCTTATGCTGTGGAGACCCTCTGACCAGCTGTTATTCCATTCATTTCTCTGTATTTGGTGTGAGCAAGGGTGGGGAGCAGGAGTGTTTGGTGTGTGCTGGTTAAGACCCCAGGGTGCCGGAGAATCTCCCGGGGAGGTTGTTGAGATGCAGATGCCCAGGCCAGGTGCCTAGAGGTTCCAATTCCGCTGGTCTGGGGACCCGGGATCCAGGAATCGGCATTTTGCCCTAGTCCCCCAGGTGGTTCTGACGCAGACCCCCTTCCCTTGCCGCGGGTGTCACCCTGTGTCCCTGAGGACGGGTACATGGTGGCTGGCCCTGACTCTCCCAGTTGTGAAGTCTGGCTGAGGGCAGCCCTCCAACGGGCAGGACTTGACACATCCCTGTACCCGCTTTCCTAGGCCACAGGGCCAAGAGGTCAGCCTGGGGGGCATCGTGCAGGGCCCCCGAGTGCCCTGGGAGCAGCAGAGGCTGCCTGCCTGCTGCCCGCTTCCTCAGCCTGCAGATGCCTGCCCTCCAGGCCCAGAGAGCTGTCCAGACTCACCTCAGACAGGCCAGGCcagtgtgtagggtgtgtgtgtgtttggggtggaGGGGTCCAAGGACATGGTGCTTATTTGGACCACATTTACCTGGTGAGCCAGacaaggggcagggcgggaaatGGCTTCCCCAGGCCAGTCCAGCTGTGGGCCAGCCTGGTGTCCTCATGTAGAGATAGGCTGGGCCAACAGCACCCAGTGTGGCACGACACTCCTTTGAGCTGCGGCCCCTGGTCGGTGGTTTGCAGGTGAAGCTGCACACTGGTGCCAATGGCCCGGGAAGGTCAGGGTTGCAACTGTGAACAAGACCCCAGGCACTTCAGAGGCACAGCCAGGCCTGGAGCTCTGGGAGGGCTCAGGATGGTGTGAGCCGCTTGGAGAGCTTGGGGACCTTGACAGGGACCCTGTGGCCACAGTGGCCGAGCCTCCCTTCGGGCCAGCATCGGTGGCTAACTCCTGTGCCCGCTCCTTCTCCTGCCCCTCCAGAGGGTGTCCTCCTATCCTCTCTGGTGTTGCAGGTCCCTGTGGACGGTCCTGAAGCTGAGACAGAGGCTGAGGAGCCCCACGGGGGCCCTCACCAGGTATGACCTCCAGGGTTCCCCTATGAGGAAGGCTGACTTCCTCGGGCTGGCCAGGCCTGGGGCTCCAGGGTTGGTACGGGTGGGGAGACAGGCTTGCTTGAGGTCCTGTAggcaggaagtggcagagccaagactccAGGGCTGAGCCTTCCTGGCTGCGCCCCCTGCAGGAGGCTGGTGGGAGAGTCAGTTTCCTGGTCACCATCACCCTTACATCCCTGGAAAGAGCTGGGGGAAAGCCCTGCCTGGCACAGGTCTGGAACTTGCCCCCAGGcaaccctctcccctctccctgccaGTCTCCAGGGGTTCAGGGGGACTGAGGTGTGGTTTTGGGACTTTCCATGCTGGGTGTGCCCTGTTCACGCCGTGGGCTCCGTTTGGAGTGGGGACGGGTGGCGGGGATGCAGTCCCAGTGGAAGGGTCAGGAGTGGTTGGGGACAGCCACCTCCACCCCACCAGTCCTCACTCACAAGCAGGCCTGTTGTCACCCATCTGCGTGCCTGTGTGGGTAGGTGTGGGCACACACCCTTCCCTGGGTGTCTCCTTTTTGCTCTGACAGCCAGCTGCCCAGGAGCAAGCGCAGGGCCATGGAGGCCCAGGTCCAGGCTGAGGTGCTAACTCTGCTGAGCAACGTGGCTGACCTGGCCAACGCCGTACACTGGCTTCCCCCGGGCATCCTGTGGGCCGGCTGCTTCCCCCCATGGCTGGTGGGCCTCCTGGGCACTGTCTCTTCCCTCCTCAGCGTGTACCAGGCAGTCCGGGCTGGTGGCCAGGCAGACATCACCACCCCATGACAGCCCTCGGGCATGAGGGTGCAGCCAGAACCCCGATGGAGGGCTGCTCCCCACAAAGCAGAAATCTCAGGGGTTGGGGACTGGGTCTAATTGAGCAAATTGATGCCAGATGTAGGGAAATGCAACCCAGAGAATGCCGGGGGCAGCCTGCAGCCTGAGCCCAGGGTGGGCGGCTTGTGGGGCAGGCAGAGTCCCCCGGGGGTGGGGCCCGGGGCCTTTGCACCTGGCTCACCCTGTTGGGGAGGACCCCAGGACTTACGTGCACAATAAAAGGCTGAGACTTGGCAGAAACTCGCTTTGCCTGCTGGCATCCTGTGTTCAAATcaaggtggcagagccagggcgGTTTGGGTCAAGTGGCCTTTGCAGGCCAAAATGAGTTAACGAAATGCGGCTGAGCTGCTGCCAGACCCAGTGTGAGAGCTTATTTGCCAGCTCCGGCCCTTCTCATGCGCAGGCCCACTCCCTTGCCCTCTTTCTCTGGGGCCTGATTTCAGGGATGGGGTGCAGGTGCCACCTCGGGGTGTAGCTGCATGCCCCGGTCCAGCTCCTTAAGTTGGCAACTGCCCCTCCTTCCCCGTGTGCCTTTGGGAATGTGCTTGGCCTGGGGGGCCCTCTCCCACTCCGTAAGCCTAGTCTGCTGACCCCGAGAGGCCTTTGGCCGAGAGGGCAGCTGTCCCTCCATTCAGTCTGGGCACGGAGCCACTTGGACTGCCTCCTGCCAGGCCGTGCCGGAGTCTCGTTTTCCAGGGCATGCGGTGGCTTGCTGTGGCCGGAGCACCTCACACTCAGCCCCAGCTTGGACCCACGGCCACCACTGTTTCTTCAGGGCTGGTCTGAGCATTTTGTGGGCTTCAAGCCAGGTGGGCCATGCAGCTGGAGCGGTCAGGACGCCCGTGGCCCCCATCTCCTGCGAGAGACTGTAGCAGGATGGGACACATTTGTTTCTCAGTCTGTCACTAGAGTGGCTGTGTGTGTAGATGGTCAGCCCATGCCTGCCCCtcatttttgctttgtctttGGACCCTCCACCCAGTCCTGGTGGCCCGCCCATCGTGGCCACACCCCCTGCCTGGTGCCcttccctgggcagcagctcggCCTCTCCAGGTGGGGCTGAAGCCAGTCAGTCCCTGGGAACTGGGCCTGAAGGGGTTTCCCGTGTCCACAGGGCGTGGGGGCTGCATCCGCGCAGCACGGGGTTCCATCAGGGAGCAGGGGAATTGCCTGGAGGCTGGCGGGGCCCCAACGGGGGCGAGGGCCTAAACAGGAGACCCAGGCAGGGTGGGAGGACTTGGCATTCCGTGCACCTTGGCCTCATTTTGGGGCTGCTTCTCTAGGGGAGCCACTGCAGCCACCCCGGCACTGCTGCTGCCTCCACCTGGGAACGTCCACGTGACCACCGAATGGGGCTTCCTCAGCTCAGAGCAGACTGACTGGCCAGGGCCCCTCTGCGCAATCCTGGGGGATTTGCTCACTCGCGGCAAGCCCGGGTGCAGGTGGCTGGCCTGACCGTGGCCAGGGGTGTGGTGCTTCCCTGGGAGGTTCCCAGCCCCCGTATTCCCCACTTCAGCCGGGAGGGGGAGCGGTGTGGCCACCCTTCCAAGGGCCCGACTGCTGTGTCCAGCAGGAGAGGTGACAGCAGCCGAGGAGCCTCCTAGCGTTCCGGGTCCATCTGGGACCTGGTTGTCATGCAGGCCCTGGGCCTGAGGGGAGCCCCTCCAAAACCCACCACACCAGCACTGACGTTCGGGCAGATGACCCTGAACCAAGCCCCAAGGAACGGCTGCTCCAGTCACCTCATCTTCGACACCTTTATTGCTAGAATCAGGTCTTAAATTCTAAGGTGGTTCTGAAAAAACCCGCAGTGAGGAAATGCTGCAATCACTGTGACGACGGAAGACGAGGGTCACGGTCACAATTAACACAGACATGCGCTGGCCCCACAGAAACAAGAATATTTGCTCGGCCACGGCCACCAACTTTACACATAAAACTGGGCTCTACCCAGGGACAACGTCTGGGTGCTGGCGTGAGGTGAACCGACGCCGCTGCCCCACTGCGTGGCACAACTGAGAACACCCTTGGCTGCATGGCAGGAAGCAGGGCCCAGCAAAACCTCCGCAGCTTCTCATCGTCCGAGGGTCAGACCAGACAGAGCACACGGGTGGGGGTCCGTGGCCGTCTCAAGATCACGCAGCATGGGGCCCCGGAATGTTCTCTTTGCAACAGGACAGGAACTTAAGTCACCTTTCCTGAAGTGCTCTGAAACGTCTCGGTACAAAAACACAGAACACTGATGACAGACTTGGCACGGAGGAGCTCTGATGTGGCGGGGCTGAGGGAGGACGGAAGGCGCTAGTACCCCTGCGCCCAGCCAGCCCGGGACCCAGTCCTCGCAACAAGGCTGCAGGGGGCTTGGGGCGCCTGGTCAGTGGGGGGGCAGAAATGGCACCCATGCTTGAGCTTGGTCAGTGTTCAACCTCTGACACTATCCCCAAAATACAGCTGCACAGCCAGAGGGGTGCCCTCACTCAATGCCAGGGGAAGTCGACAGTAAGCTCACTGGATGTGAGGCACCAGTGGGGTGGCCCTCTGTCCATTTGAGGTCCCCAGGCCACGTGGGACCCCGACAGCATTTCACCCTTGTCTGCCTGCACGTAGTGGCACCACTGGTCTGCTCTGCGTTGAACGCATCTGCCCACTGGGGAGGGACACTTGCCCTGGGGGCTTCCTCCCATCTTGCAGGGCTGAGGGTCCTCTGTCTGGGGCCAGCACCCTCGGTGGCCCTGGCTGAGGCTCTGGGTCGCCTTCCCTGCCAGGCCGAGCGCCTGGAGGACGATGGTGCCTGCGAGGCCCCCAGAGCCTTGCTGACTTGGTGAGGCGCCTCAGGAAGCACCGAGTTTGGCAACGGCAGGCTTCACATACCTCCACCCAATTAACACAGTTGTGGTGAGCCCCTGCCGGGATGAGCATCTGGCCTGCAGAACCCGCCTGGAGTGCCGTCGGTCACCCTCTCCAGCCGCCCTGCCCTGCGGCCTCTGCTCCTGGGCAGGCTGGGTGTGGCCCCTTGTCTCAGCTCATGCCTGGCCTTGGGGTTCACCAGGAGCCCGTGGAGGTCTCTGCTTTGGAAGCTGATTCTACCGACAGACAGCCGACACCACCCACCCCATGTGGTGCCCAAGTGGGCTCCGGTGTCTCCCAGTGGCCTGTCAGCAGGCTCCTGTGGGACCCCCACCGTTGGTCCCTGCTTGGAAATGGTGTGGAGTCCATCTCTCCCCTGCCCGATGGGGTGCGACTTTCTAAACCAACTCCTTGCCTTGGCTCTGGATCAAACTTTAAGAACTTTTCTTttcatattagaaaataaaaaaaggtttAGAAAGTTGCCCAGGTACCACCACCAATCCTACAGAAAGGGCCTCGAGATGACAGGCCAGCCCTGTCCCCGCCCTGACGCCGATCCTGGCCAGGCAGCTGTCAGTGGTGGTCTGCttggggaggggacagggacagCTGGGCAGTCCCCAGAGAGCATGGAGGGTGGGCAGTACAGGGAGGGATCTGCACCCGAGCCGTGTCTCTAGAAGAAGATGACGTCCTCCTTGCTGGCTTCCTCCTTGTCCGGTGGTGTGGGCAGCGGTGTGGCGGATGGGCGACCAGGAGGGAAGGACGGGCCAGCCTTGGGGGAGAGGCACTCGGGGAGGACCTCAGCTGGGATCgggcccagggctgggaggcACCGGTCTGGAAGATAGGGGTTTGGGGTGTCGGCAGCTGCCAGGCGCCGAGGGCGGCCGTGCTGCTGGAGCTGGGCTCACCTGGGGCGGGCAGGGGGCTGTGGCTGCTGAGCAGGACGGGACTCAGTGAGCGGCGGTTCCGAGAGGCGTTCTCGTCCTTGCCCATGAGCTTGTTGAGCAGCGGCTGCTGCTTCAGGTCGAAGGGGCCTGAAAAGAAGGCGCAGCCTGGGTGCCTGGTGCCAGGCACATGCAGCACGGCCCCGACTGTGCGACTCCCCCCTCGCTTCTGCCCAGGAACAAACCAATCCAGATGTAAAGCCCTGGATGCAGGGAGAAGAGACCTCCGGCCACAGAGGCCTCTGGAGTGAGAGACCCTCGTCCCTCAAGCCCCAGTGGTCCCAGGGGCGGGGGCTGGCCACCCCCTGGCTGAAGCCTGCACGCTCCCCGTGCCCTCTGGAGAATGGCTCTGGCGCATCACTCTAACGAGGAATCATTCTGGTCTCACACACCGCCCACGACGGGACCTCAGAGTCCAGGGCACACAGGGTCAGCAACCTCCTGCACTGGCgggaggggctgcagggagcgcccaggccccgccccctccgccTGGCCGCTGGCCCCGCCCCCTGCTCACCTGCGCTCTCCCAGCGCTGGGAGACCCTGCTCTTGCCGCCCTTGTCCTTGCCGCCCTTGGTGAAGGCGGCCAGCTTGGTGGGGATCTGCTGTTGCACGGCCGTCTGCCTCTGGATCTGGTTGGTGGCGCTGAGCAGCTGGATGGGCACGTCGCTCTTGGCTGGCCGGTCGGCCAGGGCGCTGTCCCGGCGAGCCACCTCGGGGCGCTCTGCGTACTCAGGCCCGCCGCTTGACAGCAGCACGCCCACCCGGGGCCCTGGCACTTTCGCCAGGGCTCCAGGCCCTTCCTGCCCTTCCCCGTTGAAGCTGGGAGGGTGGCTTGGGGGCTGGGCCTGAGAGAGGAACAGAAGTCACGTCCAACACCGTCGTTTCTGCAGGAAGCCCTTCTCCGGGGCCCTGCCGAGGAGCTGCTCCCCTCTGGTGCGGTGCCCGCGGCTAGCCTCGCCCAGCCCCCTGGCTCTGGGTCCACTGCCACCTACCTACGGCTGAGCTCGCTAGGGCTCTGAGCTGTGGGGTCTGTGCTGGGGTAGAGCTACGCCAGGCGGCCTGTGCCCCAgatacacacacacgcgcactGACGCTCAGTCACACAGCCAGACATGCTTTCGCACGTGCACGGTCCCATTCACACGCACGCACGCTGACGCCAGCGCACGCTCATTTGCACCAGCACGAGCACGTGTGCTCATGCGCCCACCTCGGCCAGCGCATCGGGGGGCAGCGCCCCGGGGGCCGTGTTCTGCTTCTTGAGGCGCCGCAGCAGCTCCAGGCGCTCCCGCTCCCTCTCCACGGCGCGCTGGGACTCGCGCAGCCGCTCCAGGTCGTGCTGGTAGGCCTGCCGCTGCTGCTCCAGCTCCTCCCGCTCCTGGGCCAGCCGCCCCCGCAGCTGCAGCGACTCGCTCTCGCGCTGCTGAAGCCGGGCCGCGGCCCGCTCTAGTTCCTGCTGCTGCCGCAGGCGCTCGCGCTCCCAGCGCTGCTGCTCCAGCCGCACCTGGCCCTGCAGCTTCTGCATGCACACCAGCTCCTCCCGCTGCTTCTCGAAGTTGCGCTgccgctcctgctccagcagcacgTTCCCGCGCGTCGACTGGAGCCGGAGCTGCTTCTCGTGCTCCTGGATGGCGGCCCTCTGCATCTCCACGTAGCTGTCCTGCTGGGCGATGACCGCCTGCAGGCGCAGGGGCTGATGTGAGAGCCTCGCCCTTGCCCAGACGCCCACGGCCCAGGAAAGGGCATGAGCAGCTAATCACAGGTCCCACAAAGCCCCTGTACCTGGAGGCTGAGGAGCAAGTGGGACAGTGTCTGGATCCGCTGGACAAGCTGCAGAGAGAGCGAGACACATGCTGGCTCTTGGCAGGGAGCCAGACCGGGCATGCATGCTAGCCCCAGGGTCGGGGTGGGGGGACAAGCTGCGCCTACCTCCAACTCCACGGCAGGGGGCAGACGGGAGCCAGACTCCATACCCGGCGCCTCCACCTGGGGAGGCAACAGTGTCGAATCACAAAGAACTTCTAAGGACCAACACCACTTGGGTCAGGTCCACTGGTTATTGACAAGAGACACGACCCCCTCCACCCCTTTATGATGGGACAGGCGCTGCCTGGTCATTTGGCTTGTGCTAGTCTTGGTGTCAGAAAAACGAGTGTGC
Protein-coding sequences here:
- the PEX11G gene encoding peroxisomal membrane protein 11C isoform X2 codes for the protein MAALSGLVSALESYRGRDRLIRTLGYCCQLVGGALVDRCPARSDVGTRLLELSSQLSRCRTVLRLFDDAAMFIYTKQYGLGAEEEDVFVRCVSVLGNLADQLYYPCEHMAWAADAKILSVDSARWWTLSTAFWGLSLLLGIARTLRIISHLKTLNSIPSAKSFLLRKEDTHRSWGLGHGHLWRPWQHPPGPGRRQHAGAWTEAATVVAFPRVPERCWRFISKHPLIK
- the PEX11G gene encoding peroxisomal membrane protein 11C isoform X1 yields the protein MAALSGLVSALESYRGRDRLIRTLGYCCQLVGGALVDRCPARSDVGTRLLELSSQLSRCRTVLRLFDDAAMFIYTKQYGLGAEEEDVFVRCVSVLGNLADQLYYPCEHMAWAADAKILSVDSARWWTLSTAFWGLSLLLGIARSLWTVLKLRQRLRSPTGALTSQLPRSKRRAMEAQVQAEVLTLLSNVADLANAVHWLPPGILWAGCFPPWLVGLLGTVSSLLSVYQAVRAGGQADITTP